The genomic DNA GCGAAGACGCAATACCCTTTGACATTGCGGACGAAATCCACGACGACGGCTATGCTGACGAAGAAACGGAAATGTTTGACAGACTCTCGCGGCTGCTTAACAGAAAAGAAATGAAACTTGCGGAACTGCTCTACGCCGGACACTCGGCAAGAGAAGTGGCGAAACGGCTCAAACTGTCCCACACGGCAGTGAACAGGCGGATAAAACGGCTGCGGGAGAAACTTGCGGGGTGGCGGGAGTTAAAAGCAATGAATAATGAAGAATGAAGAATGGCAAGCGGTAAGCAAAAAAGCCAAAAAGCCAAAAGCGGTAAGCCGGAAGCGAAAAACAACGGTGTTGACAATTTTCAAATTGCCGTTATAATCTCGGTTGAAGGTTGTTGCCGGTCGACAGACGGTCAGCCCTCAGGAGTACGGTCTATAACCGCTTACCTATCTTGGGCAGAAGGGGCGGTTATTTTTTTGCGCTTTTTGAATTTCTTCCGACACTGTAACCGAGGGCAAATGCAGCAATGCACAGGCTCATAACAGAAACGAAATCAGTTTCAAACATTCGCATCACCCCCTCACA from Candidatus Equadaptatus faecalis includes the following:
- a CDS encoding winged helix-turn-helix transcriptional regulator; the encoded protein is EDAIPFDIADEIHDDGYADEETEMFDRLSRLLNRKEMKLAELLYAGHSAREVAKRLKLSHTAVNRRIKRLREKLAGWRELKAMNNEE